Proteins encoded in a region of the Spirochaetaceae bacterium genome:
- a CDS encoding ABC transporter substrate-binding protein, translated as MKFRKSYAVVVVLALSATGLWAAAAGEDDSAATTEREMIRNARGEMQEKPQYGGSIGVAMAQVNTSWDPATVGGGRNMGFPVLERLAMGNWASDRETCARFVNYWFPPVDCIYAPMLAESWEQPDPETIVLRLRQGVRWHDIPPVNGREFVADDVVYTYRRHFGAGAGEGFPGMQWVSINDITSVEARDRYTVVFKSPPNVDLLHDLLVNAHLQDIVAREAVEEFAPGPGGTLDDWETQIGTGAWIAGESVQGSTYSWVRNPDYWGTDELFPAEGFQLPYADGYTIFEIPELSTAIAALRSGQVDKLGGATGFHEMNLDQQKTLAAQEPDLLFAPVSSGGNGVMFPFNKEPWYPDIRVRQAMQKAINIEELAATYYGGVSDPIPQPFVWGGSELDGYSTPWSQRPEAVREGYTYDPQRARELLAEAGYPDGFKVNLLTGPGDNIFSGNPDLAVIVKSYWEAIGIEVEIEQFPDTDAFAQRVIPSGGVGAQEYEAQMFWTNHPCCPVAVLEWMKASTTWNPGWVNDPALEQDFVEVYAASTREEHTAQVKKMNDYVFDQQWFVTLLPVNTFIAWQPWLKSYNGENQLGRGMGGAVWARVWVDQDLKQSMGF; from the coding sequence ATTCGGCCGCCACCACCGAGCGAGAGATGATCCGCAACGCCCGCGGCGAGATGCAGGAAAAGCCGCAGTACGGCGGTAGCATCGGCGTGGCAATGGCGCAGGTAAATACGAGCTGGGACCCGGCCACCGTGGGAGGAGGGAGAAACATGGGCTTCCCCGTCTTGGAGCGGTTGGCAATGGGCAACTGGGCGAGCGACCGTGAGACCTGCGCGCGTTTCGTCAACTACTGGTTCCCTCCGGTTGACTGTATCTACGCGCCGATGCTGGCCGAGAGCTGGGAGCAGCCCGACCCCGAGACCATCGTCTTGCGCCTGCGCCAGGGGGTTCGCTGGCATGACATCCCACCGGTGAACGGACGCGAATTCGTCGCCGACGACGTGGTGTACACGTATCGCCGTCACTTCGGCGCCGGTGCAGGCGAGGGATTTCCGGGGATGCAGTGGGTGAGCATCAACGACATCACCTCCGTGGAGGCCCGCGACAGGTACACGGTGGTTTTCAAGAGCCCCCCAAACGTCGATCTGCTGCACGATCTGCTCGTGAATGCCCACCTGCAGGACATCGTTGCCCGTGAGGCGGTCGAGGAGTTCGCGCCCGGCCCAGGCGGCACGCTGGATGATTGGGAAACTCAGATTGGCACCGGTGCATGGATCGCCGGAGAGAGCGTTCAGGGTAGCACCTACAGCTGGGTGCGGAATCCCGACTACTGGGGTACCGACGAGCTGTTCCCGGCGGAGGGTTTTCAGCTGCCCTATGCTGACGGGTACACCATCTTCGAGATCCCGGAGCTCTCTACCGCCATCGCGGCGCTGCGCTCCGGGCAGGTCGACAAGCTCGGCGGCGCGACGGGCTTCCACGAGATGAATCTGGACCAGCAGAAGACCCTGGCTGCGCAGGAACCCGACCTCCTGTTCGCGCCGGTGAGTAGCGGCGGTAACGGGGTCATGTTCCCGTTCAACAAGGAGCCCTGGTACCCCGACATCCGAGTGAGGCAGGCGATGCAGAAGGCAATCAACATCGAGGAGCTCGCCGCGACGTACTACGGGGGTGTGTCGGACCCGATACCGCAGCCGTTTGTGTGGGGTGGCAGCGAGCTGGATGGGTATTCCACCCCATGGAGCCAACGGCCGGAGGCGGTCCGCGAGGGCTACACCTACGACCCGCAGCGCGCGCGAGAACTGTTGGCGGAGGCGGGCTACCCCGACGGCTTCAAGGTCAATCTTCTGACCGGACCGGGAGACAATATCTTCAGCGGCAACCCCGACCTGGCCGTCATCGTCAAGTCCTATTGGGAAGCGATCGGGATCGAGGTGGAGATCGAGCAATTCCCGGACACCGATGCGTTCGCTCAGCGGGTCATACCAAGTGGCGGCGTCGGCGCGCAGGAATACGAGGCGCAGATGTTCTGGACCAATCATCCGTGCTGCCCTGTAGCGGTCCTGGAGTGGATGAAGGCGTCCACGACCTGGAATCCCGGTTGGGTCAACGATCCTGCCCTCGAGCAGGACTTCGTGGAGGTCTACGCAGCGTCGACTCGGGAGGAGCATACGGCGCAGGTGAAGAAGATGAACGACTACGTGTTCGACCAGCAGTGGTTCGTCACCCTCCTGCCAGTCAATACCTTTATCGCCTGGCAGCCCTGGCTCAAGAGCTACAACGGCGAGAATCAGCTAGGAAGAGGTATGGGCGGTGCGGTCTGGGCGCGGGTCTGGGTCGACCAGGATCTGAAGCAATCGATGGGCTTCTGA
- a CDS encoding ABC transporter permease, translating to MRSYLVRRLLLLIPTLFIVTVTTFAMVRLIPGDIIDKLVLQMASSGVNRGSGATPHNMRERLERELGLDVPWYVQYARWMGGVVRGDLGVSFMGKRPVIEELAHRAPVTLELAFLALLVSLITALPVGIYSAIRQDTIGDYGGRTVAITFLSVPVFWMATMVVLYPSRWWGWSPSVRLLRFADDPLGNLVQFGIPALILGMYLSGIIMRMTRTMMLEVLRQDYIRTAWSKGLKERVVVVRHALKNALLPVLTVIGIQLPYLIGGSVIIEQIFSLPGIGRFMLESIADREYTVVSGINLLTATAAVLVNLIIDLSYAYADPRVRYT from the coding sequence ATGAGATCCTACCTGGTCCGGCGCCTGCTGCTGCTCATACCCACGCTCTTCATCGTGACGGTCACGACCTTCGCCATGGTTCGTCTGATCCCGGGCGATATCATCGACAAGCTCGTCCTGCAAATGGCCTCCAGCGGTGTCAACCGGGGCAGCGGCGCCACGCCCCACAATATGCGTGAGCGGCTCGAGCGTGAGCTCGGGCTCGATGTGCCGTGGTACGTCCAATACGCGCGCTGGATGGGCGGAGTCGTGCGGGGCGACCTGGGCGTGTCATTCATGGGGAAACGCCCGGTTATCGAGGAGCTCGCCCACAGGGCGCCGGTAACGCTCGAGCTTGCGTTTCTGGCCCTGCTGGTGTCGCTGATCACGGCTCTGCCGGTGGGCATCTACTCGGCGATTCGCCAGGACACCATCGGCGATTACGGCGGCCGCACCGTCGCCATTACCTTCCTCTCTGTCCCGGTGTTCTGGATGGCGACCATGGTGGTGCTCTACCCCTCGCGCTGGTGGGGATGGTCGCCGTCGGTGAGACTGCTGCGGTTCGCAGATGACCCGCTGGGGAATCTGGTTCAGTTCGGCATCCCAGCCTTGATTCTGGGGATGTACCTGTCGGGAATCATCATGCGCATGACGCGCACCATGATGCTGGAGGTCCTGCGTCAGGACTATATCCGCACCGCCTGGTCGAAGGGGCTGAAGGAGCGCGTGGTGGTGGTCAGGCACGCGCTGAAGAACGCGCTGTTGCCGGTACTCACCGTCATCGGCATTCAGTTGCCCTACTTGATCGGCGGCTCGGTCATCATCGAGCAGATCTTCAGCCTCCCCGGTATCGGCCGCTTCATGCTCGAGTCGATCGCCGACCGAGAATACACCGTCGTGTCCGGCATCAACCTGCTGACGGCAACAGCCGCCGTGCTGGTCAACCTCATCATCGACCTGTCGTATGCGTACGCGGACCCGCGCGTTCGCTACACCTAG